The Geothermobacter ehrlichii genome has a segment encoding these proteins:
- a CDS encoding Pycsar system effector family protein, giving the protein MNGPTEEPLIPRLLASNALRANLSKHMTLNQMADSKAAMILTASSLVTTIALTQMQNLPLLTVVILAATGILAVTFSILAIIPPLHASGKTNLFYFRSFVELDEDEFIASFKELVSNKEKLYEAYLHELYYLGKHRLTRKYALVRNGLWTLLAGLVLAAASVLWQQLT; this is encoded by the coding sequence ATGAACGGTCCTACGGAAGAACCCCTCATTCCCCGCCTGCTGGCGAGCAACGCCCTGCGCGCCAACCTGAGCAAGCACATGACCCTGAACCAGATGGCCGATTCCAAGGCGGCCATGATTCTCACCGCCTCCTCCCTGGTCACCACCATCGCTCTGACCCAGATGCAGAACCTGCCGCTGCTGACCGTTGTCATCCTGGCGGCAACCGGCATTCTGGCCGTGACCTTCTCCATCCTGGCCATCATTCCGCCACTGCATGCCAGCGGCAAAACCAACCTCTTCTACTTCCGCTCCTTTGTCGAGCTGGACGAGGACGAGTTCATCGCCAGCTTCAAGGAACTGGTCAGCAACAAGGAAAAACTCTACGAAGCCTACCTGCACGAACTCTACTACCTCGGCAAGCACCGCCTGACCCGCAAATATGCGCTGGTGCGCAACGGCCTGTGGACTCTGCTCGCCGGCCTGGTGCTGGCGGCCGCCAGCGTCCTCTGGCAACAGCTGACCT